One window of Mesorhizobium sp. PAMC28654 genomic DNA carries:
- a CDS encoding UPF0280 family protein: MEGPQVHWLQDGKRLHLNHGPIDLIVEAFGEAQECRLAYGQAVERFQTILIELVEELPELRLPAFFLAPRTFAGPTARRMEAAIIPLAECFITPMAAVAGSVADEMLAALLAGRKLDRAYVNNGGDCALHIGRGQSMGLAVAGTGPDIADRITIRSEDSARGVATSGWRGRSFSLGIADAVTVLARTGAEADAAATLIANAVDLPGNPDIKRTPAHELSPDTDLGARLVTQGVGTLALGEVARALDNGLAVAEDFRRRGLIAASALFLGGEARISGSMALAAPNKSPGKEVAHA; the protein is encoded by the coding sequence ATGGAAGGCCCGCAAGTACATTGGTTGCAGGACGGCAAGCGGCTGCATCTCAACCACGGACCGATCGACCTGATCGTCGAGGCCTTTGGCGAGGCGCAGGAATGCCGCTTGGCCTACGGCCAGGCCGTCGAGCGCTTCCAGACGATCCTGATCGAACTGGTCGAGGAGCTTCCCGAATTGCGGCTCCCGGCATTTTTCCTGGCGCCGCGCACTTTCGCCGGTCCAACGGCGCGCCGCATGGAAGCAGCCATCATACCCCTAGCGGAATGCTTCATCACGCCGATGGCCGCCGTCGCTGGATCGGTAGCCGACGAAATGCTCGCGGCACTGCTTGCCGGTCGCAAGCTCGATCGCGCCTATGTCAACAATGGCGGCGATTGCGCTCTCCATATCGGCAGGGGCCAGTCAATGGGCTTGGCGGTCGCCGGCACCGGCCCCGACATCGCGGACCGGATCACGATCCGCTCGGAAGATAGCGCTCGTGGTGTCGCCACCAGTGGCTGGCGCGGCCGCTCCTTCTCACTCGGCATTGCCGACGCCGTCACCGTGCTGGCGCGGACTGGCGCCGAGGCCGATGCGGCGGCGACGCTCATTGCCAACGCCGTCGACCTGCCCGGCAATCCCGATATCAAGCGCACTCCCGCACACGAACTGTCGCCCGACACAGATCTCGGCGCGCGGCTTGTGACACAAGGCGTCGGCACGCTTGCACTTGGCGAAGTGGCGCGGGCGCTGGACAATGGCCTTGCTGTCGCCGAAGATTTTCGCCGGCGCGGCCTGATTGCCGCATCGGCGCTGTTTCTTGGCGGTGAGGCCCGCATCAGTGGTTCAATGGCGCTTGCCGCGCCCAACAAAAGTCCAGGGAAGGAAGTTGCCCATGCCTGA
- a CDS encoding MarR family winged helix-turn-helix transcriptional regulator: MSAEDNLLKLVEAEEADDHDYHLQEQVGFILRKAHQRHVSIFAAHIADLTPPQFAALAKLRDVGETSQNQLGTLIAMDAATVKGVIDRLKARGLVELSKHEVDKRRLLVNLTAEGRDAIERLIPLAREITRETLEPLSPKEIATFMKLLARLA; encoded by the coding sequence GTGAGCGCCGAGGACAACCTGCTCAAGCTGGTCGAGGCCGAAGAGGCCGACGATCACGATTACCACCTGCAGGAGCAGGTCGGTTTCATCCTGCGCAAGGCGCACCAGCGCCATGTCTCGATCTTCGCCGCGCATATCGCCGACCTGACGCCACCGCAATTCGCGGCACTCGCCAAGCTGCGCGATGTCGGCGAGACCTCGCAGAACCAGCTGGGCACGCTGATCGCCATGGACGCTGCGACGGTGAAGGGCGTGATCGACAGGCTGAAGGCGCGCGGCCTGGTCGAGCTCTCAAAGCATGAAGTCGACAAGAGGCGGCTGCTGGTCAATCTGACGGCGGAAGGCCGCGACGCAATCGAGCGCCTGATCCCGCTCGCGCGTGAGATCACTCGGGAAACGCTAGAACCGCTCTCGCCCAAGGAGATCGCCACCTTCATGAAGCTGCTGGCCAGGCTGGCGTAG
- a CDS encoding 6-hydroxynicotinate reductase: MSELAERFETHDPGEKLVAEKIRCDACPVMCYIADGRTGACDRYGNVGGRIVRMDPLTILDHAAETGAAVVPFVAEGEAWDGDLVNTGRRFVTAIGAGTTYPDYKPAPFIVSQEVEGVDLVTVVTEGIFSYCGVKVKIDTDRHIGPETAVVRSQGEAIGHVTTGEYGSQMLSLGGVHHLTGGSKAEGRATCDALLNLCNRKPVELAIDGGATIIVEAGKPPVIDGKQEHRMRVGCGSATIGMFATQWRGLVDEVVVVDDHITGVVSEHQAGKVLGWQDTGIKIIGRRSTPGRYFKVSEPGLGWGGTSISDPLSILGEWNARKGARPGLSLLMVSTTGEQFAYYELDDDLKPVQKPFPERLQKSVGLIEDNCEPALCTVLFIGGAGGSLRAGVTENPVNLTRSVQGLTTYVTVGGAPVYVWPGGGITLMVDVTRVPEGAFGYVPTPALVAPIEFTLRRDDYVRLGGYEAEIRSVEDIVAKGGEYLNPRRGTSSPAGNPWPPLAQLRRSTSNGAE; this comes from the coding sequence GCTTGCCGAACGCTTCGAAACCCATGATCCCGGCGAGAAGCTGGTGGCCGAGAAGATCCGCTGCGATGCCTGCCCGGTCATGTGCTACATCGCCGATGGCCGCACCGGCGCCTGCGACCGCTACGGCAATGTCGGCGGCCGCATCGTGCGGATGGACCCGCTGACCATCCTCGATCACGCTGCCGAGACAGGCGCTGCCGTGGTGCCTTTCGTCGCCGAGGGCGAGGCATGGGATGGCGACCTGGTCAACACCGGCCGCCGCTTCGTCACGGCAATAGGCGCGGGCACCACCTATCCCGACTACAAGCCGGCCCCCTTCATCGTCAGCCAGGAGGTCGAGGGTGTCGATCTCGTCACCGTGGTCACCGAAGGCATCTTCTCCTACTGCGGCGTCAAGGTGAAGATCGACACCGACCGCCATATCGGACCCGAAACGGCTGTCGTGCGATCGCAAGGCGAGGCGATCGGCCATGTCACCACCGGCGAATATGGATCGCAGATGCTGTCGCTGGGCGGCGTGCATCATTTGACCGGTGGCTCCAAGGCGGAGGGTCGCGCCACCTGCGACGCCCTGCTCAACCTGTGCAACCGCAAGCCGGTGGAACTTGCCATCGACGGCGGCGCCACCATCATCGTCGAAGCCGGCAAACCACCTGTCATCGACGGCAAGCAGGAACACCGCATGCGCGTCGGCTGCGGCTCGGCGACGATCGGCATGTTCGCCACGCAATGGCGCGGCCTGGTCGACGAAGTGGTGGTGGTCGACGACCACATCACCGGCGTCGTTTCCGAGCATCAGGCCGGCAAGGTGCTGGGCTGGCAGGATACCGGCATAAAAATCATCGGCCGCCGCTCAACGCCGGGCCGCTATTTCAAGGTGTCGGAGCCCGGCCTCGGCTGGGGCGGCACCAGCATATCCGACCCGCTGTCGATCCTCGGTGAATGGAACGCCAGGAAGGGCGCGCGCCCGGGCCTGTCGCTGCTGATGGTTTCGACCACTGGCGAGCAGTTCGCCTATTACGAGCTCGATGACGATCTGAAACCTGTACAGAAGCCGTTTCCCGAGCGGCTGCAGAAGTCTGTCGGACTGATCGAGGACAATTGCGAGCCGGCGCTGTGCACCGTGCTGTTCATCGGCGGCGCCGGCGGTTCGCTGCGCGCCGGCGTCACCGAGAACCCGGTCAATCTCACCCGTTCGGTGCAGGGGCTGACCACCTATGTGACTGTCGGCGGGGCGCCGGTCTATGTCTGGCCGGGTGGCGGCATCACGCTGATGGTTGATGTTACCAGGGTGCCGGAGGGCGCCTTCGGCTATGTGCCGACCCCGGCGCTGGTGGCGCCGATCGAGTTCACCTTGCGCCGCGACGACTATGTCAGGCTCGGCGGCTATGAAGCCGAAATCCGCAGCGTCGAGGACATCGTGGCCAAGGGCGGCGAGTATCTCAATCCGCGTCGCGGCACGAGTTCTCCGGCCGGCAATCCGTGGCCGCCGCTGGCGCAATTGCGCCGTTCCACTTCGAACGGGGCCGAGTGA
- a CDS encoding substrate-binding domain-containing protein, with amino-acid sequence MTRRDMLKLAAVTAALLTTTALLTTGHAYAQDKKWKIGFSQVTTIEPWRAQFNKDILAEAAKHPNVELIVTDGEDKTEKQVADVENLIRQEVDALLISPKESAGLTGVVQQAIDAKIPVFVLDRNVDTKDFTQFVGGDNKLIGRAAGEYAVELLGGKGKAAGNVVEIWGGMGTEPAHDRHDGFHEFTDKEPGIKYLLDQQSGDWKQDQAYNIMATALRNNEKIDLVYGHNDPMAYGAYLAAKDVGREKDIKFIGIDGLPNEGVQLVNKGELTATFTYVTPGAEGLRQAIKFLNGEKVEKTITLPTQKITKENAAQVLKDNGL; translated from the coding sequence ATGACACGACGTGACATGCTGAAGCTTGCCGCCGTCACCGCGGCACTGCTGACCACGACGGCGCTGCTGACCACCGGCCACGCCTATGCGCAGGACAAGAAGTGGAAGATCGGCTTTTCGCAGGTGACCACCATCGAACCGTGGCGCGCCCAGTTCAACAAGGACATCCTGGCCGAGGCCGCCAAGCATCCGAATGTCGAGCTGATCGTCACCGACGGCGAGGACAAAACCGAGAAGCAGGTCGCCGATGTCGAGAATCTGATCCGCCAGGAAGTCGACGCGCTGCTGATTTCGCCAAAGGAATCGGCAGGCCTGACCGGCGTCGTGCAGCAGGCTATCGACGCCAAGATCCCGGTCTTCGTGCTCGACCGCAATGTCGACACCAAGGACTTCACCCAGTTCGTCGGTGGCGACAACAAGCTGATCGGCCGCGCGGCCGGCGAATATGCCGTCGAGCTGCTGGGCGGCAAGGGCAAGGCCGCCGGCAATGTCGTCGAGATCTGGGGCGGCATGGGCACCGAGCCGGCGCATGACCGCCATGACGGTTTCCATGAATTCACCGACAAGGAGCCGGGCATCAAATATCTGCTCGACCAGCAGTCCGGCGACTGGAAGCAGGACCAGGCCTACAACATCATGGCGACCGCGCTGCGCAACAACGAGAAGATCGATCTCGTCTACGGCCACAACGACCCGATGGCCTATGGCGCCTATCTCGCCGCCAAGGATGTCGGCCGCGAGAAGGACATCAAGTTCATCGGCATCGACGGCCTGCCCAATGAAGGCGTGCAGCTGGTCAACAAGGGCGAACTGACGGCGACCTTCACCTATGTGACGCCGGGCGCCGAAGGGCTGCGGCAGGCGATCAAGTTCCTGAACGGCGAGAAGGTTGAAAAGACCATCACCTTGCCGACGCAGAAGATCACCAAGGAGAATGCCGCTCAGGTGCTGAAGGACAACGGCCTCTGA
- a CDS encoding amino acid synthesis family protein, producing MPEFPIRKIAVLTEEIFHEGGPVAKVPRRRAAAMALVKNPFAGRYVEDLQSAMDDLKPLGLLLADRLIAALGGDVKQIDGYGKGAIVGTAGELEHGALWHVPGGYAMRERLGDAKAIVPSAKKVGAFGSRLDVPLGHINAAYVRSHFDAMEVGISDGPRPEEILFCLAMTCGPRVHDRMGGLAADGIKAWDGLR from the coding sequence ATGCCTGAGTTTCCGATCCGCAAGATCGCGGTTCTGACCGAAGAGATATTTCACGAGGGCGGACCGGTCGCAAAAGTGCCGCGCCGCCGCGCCGCCGCCATGGCGCTGGTCAAGAATCCGTTCGCTGGACGCTATGTCGAGGACTTGCAGAGCGCCATGGACGACCTCAAGCCGCTCGGCCTGCTGCTCGCCGACCGGTTGATTGCGGCGCTCGGCGGTGACGTGAAACAGATCGACGGCTATGGCAAGGGCGCCATCGTCGGCACCGCCGGCGAGCTGGAGCACGGTGCGCTTTGGCATGTACCGGGCGGCTACGCCATGCGCGAGCGGCTCGGCGACGCCAAGGCGATCGTGCCGTCGGCCAAGAAGGTCGGCGCCTTCGGCTCTCGGCTTGATGTGCCGCTCGGTCACATCAACGCTGCCTATGTGCGCAGCCATTTCGACGCCATGGAAGTCGGCATCAGCGATGGTCCGCGCCCCGAGGAGATCCTGTTCTGCCTCGCCATGACCTGCGGCCCCCGCGTGCATGACCGCATGGGCGGCCTCGCGGCCGACGGTATCAAGGCCTGGGACGGGCTGCGGTGA